A segment of the Fusobacterium ulcerans genome:
TGGTATTTGCATCAGGAGATAATTGTGCATCAACTGAATTTTAATATTATAATATAAAATAAAATCCATAAATAATTTTATATAGTTAATTATCTATAAAATAAATGAGATTGAAAGAGTTAAAATCCTTTCAGTCTTTTTTATACTCCAAAAAATTATATACAAATTTGGTATATTATAGAAAAGTGATTATAATATAAATATCTCTAGAGAATTTATAAAAAATACTTAATATTCAAGGGGGGGGAATAAATGAAAGCACTATAATAAATTTGATTCAACAGATACAACGAAAAGATATATCAAAAAATATTGAATTTTATGGAGGATTAAGAATATGACAACAAACAAAATAAGAAATTTTCAATTATTTAAACAACAAAAAAGTGATGACTGCTGGATTGCAAGCTGTAAAATGACAATAGACTACTTGAATAATACTAACTATAATTATGCTAATTTACTAAAAAAAGCTGGAACAATTTCTACAGGAAAGCAAGGAGGATATGATGGAATTTTAGAATTGTTGCATTTGGCAGCTCCCACTTTAAGTTATCAAGGAGAGATAGTAATAGATAAAACTATCGATGATTTTAAGAATCTAATAATAAAAAATATTGATAATAACCGTCCTGTAATAGTAGGACTTCCTGGGCATGCAGTGGTAATTATTGGGTATGATTCTGTAAGTAGGGTATTTATTACAGCTGATCCTTATACAGGAAAAGAAAATCAGATTAAATATGGTTCTGTTATTACAGATATCTGTTATTCTTTGAAGTAATTCTTATTTTTAGGCTATAAGCAATTAAATTTGCTTATAGCTTTTTTATATAAAACAGCTTCTCTCTTTCTCTAAAAAAGACAGAGATTTCTCCCTGCCTTCAACTAACTATTTTATTTTTTTAGATGCTCTGAATTTCACTATTTTCTTTGGATATACTGTCATTCTTTCTCTTGTTGCTGGATTAGATATCACCCTTGGTTTTCTTGAAATCACTTCAAAAGTTCCTCTTTTCACAAACTTTACTTTTCCTTCTATTTGCAGAGCCTCTCTTAGCGTTTCAAGAAAAATATCTACATCTGTTAATACAGTTTCTATTGTCATATCTTCTGAACTTATTTTTCTATAGGTTTTTGCAAACTCTCTTTTATTCATCAGCATCACCTTCAGCCATTTTTATAAGCCCTTTTCCTGCTCTGAATTTTATTACTTCTTTTGGTTTGGTATATCTTGCCCCTTCCAACGTTGGTACTTTTATTTTTCTTGATTTTATTTCTCTTTTTTCAAATACTCCCCAGTCTTTGAATACTACTTTTTTATCTTCTTCCAGTGCTTTCAGCAATGCATCCCAAAACAAGTCTATCTTTTCTTTTACTTCTTTATGACTTCTGCATTTATTTCTTTTTTTATAGAATCTTATAAACTTTCCTTCTGTCATATCTACCCCTTTAATATCAGCTTATTAATAGACTGGCTATATCAGCCAGCCCTTCCCTTGTAATTTAGAACTTGTAACCTAGTCCTGCTCCTACTATCCATTCACCTTTAGTTCTGTTTTTACCAGATTGATTATGTGAATCTCTCTCTACTGAGTAAGTTCCTTTTACATCAAATAGTACTCCATTTTCTAATTCAAG
Coding sequences within it:
- a CDS encoding HU family DNA-binding protein; protein product: MTEGKFIRFYKKRNKCRSHKEVKEKIDLFWDALLKALEEDKKVVFKDWGVFEKREIKSRKIKVPTLEGARYTKPKEVIKFRAGKGLIKMAEGDADE
- a CDS encoding HU family DNA-binding protein: MNKREFAKTYRKISSEDMTIETVLTDVDIFLETLREALQIEGKVKFVKRGTFEVISRKPRVISNPATRERMTVYPKKIVKFRASKKIK
- a CDS encoding C39 family peptidase, producing MTTNKIRNFQLFKQQKSDDCWIASCKMTIDYLNNTNYNYANLLKKAGTISTGKQGGYDGILELLHLAAPTLSYQGEIVIDKTIDDFKNLIIKNIDNNRPVIVGLPGHAVVIIGYDSVSRVFITADPYTGKENQIKYGSVITDICYSLK